One region of Bacteroidota bacterium genomic DNA includes:
- a CDS encoding four helix bundle protein, whose product MARLQRFQDLFAWQVARKLTRSVYMLTANTDFVSDKGLKSQIQRAAVSTMRNIAEGYARGTTKQFSHFRDISRGSAAEVQSLSYVAKDLNYINAAEFELLFNLSDETIAIISGLKNSLHKSRTP is encoded by the coding sequence ATGGCAAGGCTTCAACGATTTCAAGATTTGTTTGCATGGCAGGTTGCCAGAAAGCTAACACGTAGTGTTTACATGCTAACAGCCAATACTGATTTCGTATCGGACAAAGGGCTGAAGTCGCAAATCCAGCGGGCTGCCGTGTCAACAATGCGTAACATCGCTGAAGGATATGCAAGAGGCACAACAAAGCAATTCAGCCATTTCCGGGACATAAGCCGAGGATCAGCCGCAGAAGTTCAATCGCTAAGCTACGTTGCTAAAGACCTAAATTACATCAATGCAGCAGAATTCGAGCTATTATTCAACCTCTCAGACGAGACAATTGCAATAATCAGCGGCCTCAAAAATTCCCTGCATAAATCTCGCACCCCCTAA
- a CDS encoding class I SAM-dependent methyltransferase, producing the protein MNRRSTFLVTHRFQFVFALLGLCTAASMMGCENIFPGKGEETPTGHYITQPPSSPDGSGKVYLGREIAEVLDTPEVPEWLERPDRETEEFPNRVIQALELRPTDVVADIGAGTGYFTFRFSPLVPRGGVLAVDIQQDMLDIIQTRIREEDINNIRPILGTITNPSLPADSVDLAIIVSSYHEFSNPREMMENIVSALRPGGRFVLIEYRGEDPTIPVSALRRMTQDQAIKEMRHVGLRWKETKDFLPQQHFLIFEKPGGE; encoded by the coding sequence ATGAACAGGCGTAGCACTTTTTTAGTCACCCATCGTTTTCAGTTTGTCTTTGCATTGCTCGGTCTTTGCACGGCAGCCAGTATGATGGGTTGCGAAAATATCTTCCCCGGAAAAGGCGAAGAAACCCCAACAGGACACTATATTACGCAGCCCCCTTCTTCCCCTGATGGAAGCGGTAAAGTATACCTGGGGCGCGAAATTGCAGAGGTACTCGATACTCCCGAAGTCCCTGAATGGTTGGAGCGCCCAGACCGTGAAACCGAAGAGTTTCCCAACCGCGTCATCCAGGCCCTCGAGTTGCGCCCGACAGATGTGGTTGCCGATATCGGCGCCGGTACAGGCTACTTCACGTTTCGATTCAGCCCCCTCGTTCCGCGTGGCGGCGTACTTGCGGTAGACATCCAGCAAGACATGCTCGATATCATCCAGACCCGTATTCGGGAAGAGGACATCAACAACATCCGCCCAATTCTTGGGACCATCACCAATCCGAGTCTGCCGGCAGACAGCGTAGATCTCGCTATCATAGTCTCTTCTTACCACGAATTCTCCAATCCACGAGAGATGATGGAAAACATTGTCTCTGCCCTCAGGCCCGGCGGTCGCTTTGTGCTCATCGAATACCGCGGCGAGGATCCCACAATTCCCGTCAGCGCCCTTCGTCGTATGACGCAAGACCAGGCCATCAAAGAAATGCGACACGTCGGCCTTCGCTGGAAAGAAACCAAGGACTTCCTCCCGCAGCAACACTTTTTGATCTTCGAGAAGCCGGGTGGGGAGTGA